The proteins below come from a single Chiloscyllium punctatum isolate Juve2018m chromosome 22, sChiPun1.3, whole genome shotgun sequence genomic window:
- the LOC140493498 gene encoding large ribosomal subunit protein bL21m-like has product MASSCARFLGSWSRVRAAVSLLSSVARHQHSQSGVLQPRKEAVTSLSKPPWPEVKLPDPAEEANHHIEVVQNVKTLISMGAYGRLFAVVHFASRQWKVTNEDLILIENHIEADCGDRIRLEKVLLVGGNDFTLIGRPLLGRDLVRVEATVIEKTESWPKINFRFKRRKRYRRTKIIVQPQTVLRINTIEIAPALA; this is encoded by the exons TGTCTTTGTTGTCGTCTGTGGCAAGACATCAGCATTCTCAAAGCGGTGTACTTCAACCAAG AAAAGAAGCAGTAACATCATTGTCAAAGCCACCCTGGCCTGAAGTCAAATTGCCAGATCCTGCAGAAGAGGCAAACCATCACATAG AAGTTGTACAAAATGTAAAAACTCTGATTTCCATGGGAGCATATGGCAGATTGTTTGCAGTTGTCCACTTTGCTAGTCGGCAATGGAAAGTAACCAATGAGGACTTGATCTTGATAGAAAATCACATTGAAGCAGACTGCGGGGATAGGATCAGATTAGAGAAG GTTCTGCTGGTTGGTGGGAATGACTTCACGCTAATCGGTCGACCACTTCTTGG GCGAGACCTTGTACGAGTGGAAGCAACTGTCATTGAGAAGACAGAATCTTGGCCTAAAATAAACTTCAGATTCAAACGGAGAAAGCGTTACCGCAGAACAAAGA TTATTGTGCAACCTCAGACTGTTCTCAGGATCAACACAATTGAGATTGCTCCAGCTCTGGCCTGA